Proteins encoded within one genomic window of Arsenophonus apicola:
- a CDS encoding pentapeptide repeat-containing protein codes for MNNDELRKILDEHKFWVDSMGKNGRKANLSGANLIRADLQGADLWGANLRGADLYEANLRGANLCGADLPHDTFVIMGEPYPIMITNGENLRAGCQHHSVEKWRQFSKEDIVNMDGRKALEFYPRLLDMLDFYLGKGERPDWLNQTAQ; via the coding sequence ATGAATAACGATGAATTAAGAAAAATTCTTGATGAGCATAAATTTTGGGTAGATTCGATGGGCAAGAATGGTCGTAAAGCCAATCTAAGTGGTGCCAACTTAATTAGAGCAGACCTACAGGGAGCAGACCTATGGGGAGCCAATCTACGTGGAGCAGACCTATATGAAGCCAATCTACGTGGAGCAAACCTATGTGGAGCTGACTTACCCCATGATACATTCGTTATTATGGGTGAACCCTATCCAATAATGATTACAAATGGAGAAAATCTTCGTGCAGGATGTCAACATCATTCGGTAGAAAAGTGGCGACAATTTAGCAAAGAAGACATCGTGAACATGGATGGCAGAAAAGCGCTTGAGTTCTACCCTCGCTTACTGGATATGCTGGATTTTTACCTGGGAAAAGGTGAGCGCCCTGACTGGTTAAACCAAACGGCACAATAA
- a CDS encoding HNH endonuclease family protein translates to MLIACYNAFYNNDRKGFKKILKYITIITFRYNIICGMLPHEQERLYSSISQGISLESYGVSKVLKNLKIKLYPSDDTFKNDFSNKIIKTGNNRNTKLIKYILTEIEKSITNSTSYYDLNTVTVEHILPKSPSDEWNIGNDYHFDNLVHRIGNMCLLASNDNKKIGNKSFEYKKPSYINSKFDITKYIGSNYEEWNENSIIERQKFLAKKALNIWSLNDE, encoded by the coding sequence ATGCTTATTGCCTGCTATAATGCATTTTATAACAATGACAGGAAAGGATTTAAAAAAATATTAAAATATATAACAATAATAACATTTAGATATAATATAATTTGTGGAATGCTTCCTCATGAACAAGAAAGATTATATAGTTCAATATCACAAGGAATTTCATTAGAAAGTTATGGTGTTTCAAAAGTATTGAAAAATTTAAAAATTAAATTATATCCATCAGATGATACATTCAAAAATGATTTTTCAAATAAAATAATAAAGACTGGTAATAATAGAAATACAAAACTTATAAAATATATACTTACTGAAATAGAAAAAAGTATAACAAATAGTACATCATACTATGATTTAAATACGGTAACTGTAGAGCATATTTTACCAAAATCTCCATCTGATGAATGGAATATTGGAAACGATTATCATTTTGATAACCTAGTACATAGGATAGGTAATATGTGTTTATTAGCTAGCAATGACAATAAAAAGATAGGAAATAAATCCTTTGAGTATAAAAAACCATCCTATATCAATAGTAAATTTGATATAACAAAATACATTGGGAGTAATTATGAAGAATGGAATGAAAATTCAATAATAGAACGCCAAAAATTCTTAGCAAAAAAAGCATTAAATATCTGGTCACTGAATGACGAATAA
- a CDS encoding DUF262 domain-containing protein, with product MSKNMPTMNFDTKNQSFNELLSPSYNYIVPPFQRDYSWEESDWNELWQDIVSLLNDEPYSFHYMGYLVLQSEDTKNFKIVDGQQRITTISIIILAACSIFDDLINNNIDTEQNKTRKEKFISSYIGYTDPVLICEHTKLQLNKNNDNYYQTYLATLAKLPQRNLNNSEHKLRKSFFFFKKKWKIICLKFMIKEQD from the coding sequence ATGAGTAAAAATATGCCAACAATGAATTTTGATACTAAAAATCAATCTTTTAATGAATTATTAAGTCCTTCATATAACTACATTGTCCCTCCTTTTCAACGTGATTATTCTTGGGAAGAGTCTGACTGGAATGAACTTTGGCAAGACATAGTAAGTTTACTAAACGATGAGCCATATTCTTTTCATTATATGGGTTACCTGGTACTACAAAGCGAAGATACAAAAAATTTTAAGATTGTTGATGGGCAACAAAGGATTACAACCATTAGTATAATAATTCTAGCTGCATGTTCCATATTTGATGATTTAATAAATAATAATATTGATACAGAACAAAACAAAACAAGGAAAGAAAAATTTATAAGTAGTTATATAGGTTATACAGATCCTGTTCTAATCTGTGAACATACTAAATTACAACTAAATAAAAATAATGATAATTACTATCAAACTTATTTAGCTACATTAGCAAAGTTACCACAAAGAAACTTAAATAACTCAGAGCATAAATTAAGGAAATCATTCTTTTTCTTCAAAAAGAAATGGAAAATTATTTGTCTGAAATTCATGATAAAGGAACAGGATTAG
- a CDS encoding S24 family peptidase encodes MKAFRIKKYAVKTKHFRRNEESRFRRICRNSSLDVKLSAGNGSYETDERSKICLLFRRYSLKKMGVHPQSARLVRISGNSMEPALNDGDVVGINTDKTSIEDGKTYAISHDDVLRVKTLISAPGK; translated from the coding sequence ATTAAAGCATTCAGAATTAAAAAATACGCGGTTAAAACTAAACATTTTCGAAGAAATGAAGAATCAAGATTTAGAAGAATTTGTCGAAATTCCTCTTTAGATGTAAAATTATCAGCAGGTAATGGATCCTATGAGACTGACGAAAGATCAAAAATTTGTTTATTATTTAGACGTTATTCACTGAAGAAAATGGGAGTTCATCCTCAATCTGCTAGATTAGTGAGAATTTCTGGTAATAGCATGGAACCAGCCCTAAATGATGGCGATGTAGTTGGAATTAATACCGACAAGACCTCTATTGAAGATGGAAAAACATATGCCATATCTCATGATGATGTGCTACGAGTAAAAACTTTAATATCAGCTCCAGGAAAATAA
- a CDS encoding helix-turn-helix domain-containing protein has product MMQKIEINLHAKKNELCITQEDIADQLGIGQAAVSHYLNGVNPLNAKTVALFAKLLKVKPNEISPSIALELEEIAKLMLPTDHSYMIPDNSYTKLTKTEEKLLDMFNALTEDEQRNYLEEIAETQANLERIYKEMKEKEKKSKRAS; this is encoded by the coding sequence ATGATGCAAAAGATTGAAATCAATCTACATGCTAAAAAAAATGAACTTTGCATCACTCAAGAAGATATAGCAGATCAATTAGGTATTGGTCAGGCTGCGGTTAGTCATTATCTAAATGGTGTAAATCCTTTAAATGCAAAAACTGTAGCTCTATTTGCAAAACTATTAAAAGTAAAACCAAATGAGATCAGCCCATCGATAGCTTTAGAGTTAGAAGAAATAGCAAAATTAATGCTACCAACAGATCATAGTTATATGATACCTGATAATTCATATACCAAATTAACAAAAACAGAAGAAAAGCTTTTAGATATGTTCAATGCATTAACAGAAGATGAACAAAGAAATTATCTAGAAGAAATTGCTGAGACTCAGGCTAATCTTGAACGAATCTATAAAGAAATGAAAGAAAAAGAGAAAAAATCCAAAAGAGCATCGTGA
- a CDS encoding CII family transcriptional regulator, with the protein METTITRKSNAKNIEAKIRNGIQAHSAIRIAHAIGINPSQITRWQSEDGIIPKMARLLDCIGYDSPKQDLVITNISGEEIRKLIDMLEHLRLPKKEAPELKNNGACKHHIQL; encoded by the coding sequence ATGGAAACCACAATTACACGCAAATCAAATGCAAAAAATATTGAAGCCAAAATACGCAATGGCATTCAGGCACATTCAGCAATAAGAATTGCTCACGCTATTGGCATAAATCCTTCTCAAATCACGAGATGGCAGTCAGAGGATGGAATAATTCCTAAGATGGCAAGACTGCTTGATTGCATAGGGTACGATTCACCGAAGCAGGATTTAGTCATAACAAATATCTCAGGTGAAGAGATACGCAAGCTGATAGATATGCTGGAACATTTGAGATTGCCAAAAAAAGAAGCTCCAGAGTTAAAAAACAATGGAGCCTGCAAACATCATATCCAACTTTAA
- a CDS encoding DUF2740 family protein, producing the protein MANKRRFYQSNIHKNIIRERVNRSFTELAAKKLKAALENAKLRLKHREESIRGNQYE; encoded by the coding sequence ATGGCAAATAAACGCCGATTTTACCAGTCAAATATTCATAAAAACATTATTAGAGAGAGAGTCAATCGCTCTTTCACAGAGTTAGCCGCCAAGAAGCTAAAAGCCGCATTAGAAAATGCAAAATTAAGGCTTAAACATCGCGAAGAATCCATTAGAGGTAATCAGTATGAGTAG
- a CDS encoding helix-turn-helix domain-containing protein has translation MSRIATNWVWKINLKASQKLLLLALADRADEHHCCYPSIQRLSNDTGLDRKTICRQINQMIAEGLIIDTGERKGATKQVKVLRLNITEEEYQKRDDKQYQNGNSTEIGNDPKNGTLNSTKNGTLKDPKNGTQNLSVEPNIESKDLNTQKTVQKKSIEKISRYAFEGEVIRLNQKDFEQWASIFSDIDLLQELKRFDVEFSKEKPKNWFSALSAKLNYQNETARKRKQQRQPIPNQSTMTIAKNGLVFF, from the coding sequence ATGAGTAGAATAGCAACAAATTGGGTATGGAAAATTAATTTAAAAGCTTCTCAGAAGTTGTTATTACTAGCTCTAGCTGACAGAGCTGATGAACATCATTGTTGCTATCCCAGTATTCAGAGGCTATCAAATGATACTGGGTTAGATAGAAAAACTATTTGCCGACAAATTAACCAAATGATAGCTGAAGGGTTAATAATCGATACTGGAGAGAGAAAAGGAGCAACAAAACAAGTTAAAGTTTTACGGTTAAATATAACCGAAGAAGAGTACCAAAAACGGGATGATAAACAGTACCAAAATGGGAACAGTACCGAAATTGGTAACGATCCCAAAAACGGTACTTTGAACAGTACCAAAAACGGTACTTTGAAGGATCCCAAAAACGGTACTCAGAATCTATCAGTAGAACCTAACATAGAATCTAAAGATCTTAACACCCAAAAAACTGTTCAAAAAAAATCGATTGAAAAAATATCTCGTTATGCGTTTGAAGGTGAAGTGATTCGACTCAACCAAAAAGATTTTGAACAATGGGCGTCGATATTTTCAGATATTGATTTATTGCAGGAATTGAAACGGTTTGATGTTGAATTCAGCAAAGAAAAACCTAAAAACTGGTTTTCAGCACTGAGTGCAAAATTGAATTATCAAAACGAGACGGCACGCAAACGCAAGCAGCAAAGACAACCTATACCCAATCAATCAACAATGACCATCGCTAAAAACGGCTTGGTATTTTTCTAA
- a CDS encoding bifunctional DNA primase/helicase has product MISITELSERLWLDVVRVAKYLLPEGKKEGHEWVAGSVHGEQGKSLKVNLSGKKVWSDFAEGTGGDLLDLWVQVRGCSLHQAMAEAKQFLGIADESGTFEAKRKKQFKRPQPASLKKTVRKPQDCYEYLQSRGIGRKTAKEFQVSDGIVWSPEDNRELPAIAFPYKRDGELIQVKRISTARPDGKKVISVEADCEPCLFGWQALPKATRAVILCEGEIDCMSYHQYGLSALSVPFGGGCGAKQQWIEYEFHNLDRFTEIWLSMDNDEVGQQAALEIARRLGEYRCRLVKLPHKDINECLQAGMTQQEIVHCLETAAYFDPEELCTARDFYQSTLDAFYGKEEYLFKTPWESLNRHFSYRESELTLLNGVNGHGKSEILGHVLCEAMRQGMRACVASFELKPATFLKRLTRQATCAKLPSQLEIESAFKFYEDRLWLFGLTGTAKSSRLLEIFRYANRRYGINLFIIDSLMKCGLADDDYNGQKAFMDALCDFKNKTSCHVILVTHSRKSESEEKPTGKMDVKGSGSITDLADNLFIIWRNKRRERALQKLEASQLLTEKEQEYLKEPASILCLEKQRNGEGWEGKISLYLDKQAHQFLAEENTSPYNYIANMPNSDYDQVWMNNNVSRD; this is encoded by the coding sequence ATGATTAGCATTACGGAATTATCTGAGAGGTTGTGGCTTGATGTTGTCAGAGTGGCTAAATATCTTTTACCTGAAGGCAAAAAAGAGGGGCACGAGTGGGTGGCTGGCTCTGTGCATGGTGAGCAGGGAAAAAGTTTAAAAGTTAATCTCTCTGGCAAAAAGGTCTGGTCAGATTTTGCAGAGGGAACAGGGGGCGATTTACTCGATTTGTGGGTTCAGGTCAGGGGCTGTAGTTTGCATCAGGCGATGGCGGAAGCAAAGCAGTTTCTAGGGATAGCGGATGAATCGGGTACATTTGAAGCAAAACGGAAAAAACAGTTTAAACGTCCACAACCCGCATCACTAAAAAAAACCGTCCGTAAACCACAAGACTGTTACGAATATCTTCAATCACGAGGCATAGGCCGAAAAACGGCGAAAGAATTTCAGGTCAGTGATGGGATTGTCTGGTCACCTGAAGATAACAGGGAATTACCCGCTATCGCGTTCCCTTACAAGCGAGATGGCGAGCTGATACAGGTTAAACGCATTAGCACAGCAAGACCTGATGGGAAGAAAGTTATTTCAGTTGAAGCGGATTGTGAACCGTGTTTGTTCGGCTGGCAAGCGCTACCCAAAGCAACCCGTGCAGTCATATTGTGCGAGGGTGAAATTGACTGCATGAGTTATCACCAGTATGGGTTGAGTGCATTGTCGGTTCCTTTTGGCGGTGGCTGCGGAGCCAAACAACAGTGGATTGAATATGAATTTCACAACCTTGACCGCTTTACTGAAATCTGGTTGTCGATGGACAATGACGAAGTGGGACAACAGGCAGCCCTGGAAATCGCCCGTCGATTAGGAGAATATCGGTGTCGTTTAGTTAAACTGCCCCACAAGGACATCAACGAATGTTTACAGGCTGGTATGACGCAGCAGGAAATTGTACATTGCCTTGAAACAGCAGCTTATTTTGACCCAGAAGAACTCTGCACAGCGCGAGATTTTTATCAAAGCACGCTTGATGCATTTTACGGCAAAGAGGAATATTTGTTCAAAACACCTTGGGAGTCATTAAATCGGCATTTCAGTTATCGTGAATCTGAGTTAACGCTACTTAATGGAGTCAATGGGCACGGTAAGAGTGAAATTTTGGGGCATGTTCTGTGTGAAGCAATGCGTCAGGGAATGAGAGCCTGTGTTGCTTCGTTTGAGTTAAAACCCGCAACGTTTTTAAAGCGTCTGACCCGTCAGGCGACATGTGCTAAATTACCCTCACAATTAGAAATTGAGTCCGCTTTTAAGTTTTATGAAGATAGGCTCTGGTTATTTGGCTTAACAGGGACAGCGAAATCATCACGATTATTGGAAATCTTCAGATATGCTAACCGCCGATATGGTATCAACCTGTTTATCATTGACAGCCTGATGAAGTGTGGGCTTGCAGATGATGATTACAACGGGCAAAAAGCCTTCATGGATGCACTATGTGATTTTAAAAACAAAACCTCATGCCACGTTATTCTAGTGACACACAGCCGTAAATCGGAAAGTGAGGAGAAACCCACAGGGAAAATGGACGTAAAAGGCTCAGGTTCAATCACCGACCTTGCCGATAACCTTTTCATTATTTGGCGAAATAAACGCAGAGAGCGAGCGCTACAGAAGCTAGAAGCCAGTCAACTATTAACTGAAAAAGAGCAGGAATATCTAAAAGAGCCAGCTTCCATATTGTGTTTAGAAAAACAGCGCAATGGTGAGGGGTGGGAAGGAAAAATCTCATTGTATCTGGATAAACAGGCGCATCAATTTTTAGCAGAAGAAAATACAAGCCCTTATAATTACATCGCCAACATGCCAAACAGTGATTATGACCAGGTTTGGATGAATAACAATGTATCTAGAGATTAA
- a CDS encoding DUF1187 family protein produces MKYQIEATLVKDGGEPVHWQRFSDKALSEKDCLKMLSQPSMFKMQFSEIGYYWTAINVKAGKQAQIKLINFICKEINDGVD; encoded by the coding sequence ATGAAATACCAAATTGAAGCAACCCTTGTTAAGGATGGCGGCGAACCTGTGCATTGGCAGCGCTTTAGCGACAAAGCACTATCAGAAAAAGATTGCCTGAAAATGTTATCCCAGCCGTCCATGTTCAAAATGCAATTTAGCGAGATAGGTTACTACTGGACTGCTATCAATGTAAAAGCTGGAAAGCAAGCTCAAATCAAGTTGATAAATTTTATCTGTAAGGAGATTAATGATGGAGTGGATTAA
- a CDS encoding DUF551 domain-containing protein: MMEWIKCEERLPLVDELVLICKRCNDDFEIEVGWRENENSTFIYHCNKDEKLTFEPDYWMPLPEPPKEDW; encoded by the coding sequence ATGATGGAGTGGATTAAATGTGAAGAACGATTGCCATTAGTAGACGAACTGGTTTTAATTTGTAAGCGTTGTAATGATGACTTTGAAATTGAAGTTGGCTGGCGAGAGAATGAGAATAGTACTTTCATTTATCATTGTAATAAAGATGAAAAATTAACTTTCGAGCCGGATTATTGGATGCCATTACCTGAGCCGCCTAAGGAAGACTGGTAA
- a CDS encoding recombination protein NinB, which produces MEDKLLLHESTKQSVWQTLKAVLATNQPHQLIIKPFKQTRSLSQNALFHLWTSEISKYLCANDANYTPEQVKEMLKHTFLGYEVVERIDVTTQQPERVRTLRRTSKLDTGEMHIFMQKVECWAIGIRCFVTVPESSEYMKLKQGQEQ; this is translated from the coding sequence CTGGAAGACAAATTACTCTTACACGAATCAACGAAACAATCCGTCTGGCAAACACTAAAAGCTGTTCTTGCAACAAACCAACCGCATCAACTTATTATCAAGCCCTTCAAGCAGACTCGAAGCCTATCGCAAAATGCACTTTTTCATTTGTGGACATCTGAGATAAGTAAATATCTGTGTGCAAATGACGCTAATTACACTCCAGAGCAGGTGAAGGAAATGCTGAAACATACATTCTTAGGCTATGAAGTGGTAGAGCGTATCGATGTGACCACACAGCAGCCAGAGCGCGTCAGAACGCTCAGGAGGACATCAAAGCTAGATACGGGTGAGATGCATATCTTTATGCAAAAAGTGGAATGCTGGGCAATTGGCATACGTTGTTTCGTGACAGTACCGGAAAGCTCGGAGTATATGAAATTAAAACAGGGGCAGGAACAGTGA
- a CDS encoding antiterminator Q family protein: MRAVKSLELTKAQHDWVNGWLELWGAWVSSGELDKRQFNIIWRFMQKAKGEVIPSRPMCNDDEGLLISQVVDAVMRIDEKAYQILLSYYVYGKSKLSIATYYHNIAKPRRMKTRAGGRWKKPSRITCRREIDDILNASVYLIHNRLITVMKNPNTVDKMINYT, translated from the coding sequence ATGAGAGCGGTTAAGTCACTGGAACTAACCAAAGCACAGCATGACTGGGTAAATGGTTGGCTTGAGTTATGGGGGGCTTGGGTAAGCTCAGGAGAGCTTGATAAACGGCAATTCAATATTATCTGGCGATTCATGCAAAAAGCGAAAGGGGAAGTTATACCTTCCAGGCCAATGTGTAACGATGATGAAGGATTGCTCATTTCTCAAGTGGTTGATGCTGTCATGCGTATTGATGAAAAAGCCTACCAAATTCTATTAAGTTATTACGTTTACGGAAAATCAAAATTAAGCATAGCCACCTATTATCATAATATAGCGAAACCCAGAAGGATGAAGACCAGAGCGGGGGGCAGGTGGAAAAAGCCATCACGCATAACATGTCGAAGGGAGATTGATGACATTCTCAATGCCAGCGTGTATTTAATACACAATCGGCTAATAACAGTCATGAAAAATCCAAACACTGTTGATAAAATGATTAATTATACCTAA
- a CDS encoding phage holin family protein: protein MRMSEKYSTPTAYLWGIMTTVLGFFTLEQWVAVIGIVCTIGTFLINVYYRKKEYKLKERQYENTEKNIDGNRR from the coding sequence ATGCGTATGTCTGAAAAATACTCAACACCTACCGCCTACCTTTGGGGCATCATGACGACTGTTCTAGGTTTCTTTACCCTTGAGCAGTGGGTGGCAGTAATCGGTATTGTCTGCACGATAGGGACATTTTTAATCAACGTGTACTACCGCAAAAAGGAGTACAAACTTAAGGAGCGTCAATATGAAAATACCGAAAAAAATATTGATGGCAACAGGCGGTAG
- a CDS encoding lysozyme: protein MKIPKKILMATGGSALLLASSMITHFEGLRLKPYFDGGGVLSVCYGHTGNDIHRNRTYTQEDCDKWLDDDLKVVKRYVDPLVKVNINTLTQAALYSFAYNVGVGNFAKSTLLKKLNADDRKGACEEMKRWVYVDGRKWKGLMTRREIESVICYGDLTHLA, encoded by the coding sequence ATGAAAATACCGAAAAAAATATTGATGGCAACAGGCGGTAGTGCATTGCTTTTAGCGTCAAGCATGATAACCCATTTCGAAGGGCTGAGACTTAAGCCCTATTTCGATGGTGGCGGTGTGCTTTCTGTTTGTTACGGTCACACAGGTAACGATATTCACCGTAACCGGACTTACACACAAGAAGATTGTGATAAGTGGCTTGATGACGATTTGAAGGTGGTTAAACGGTATGTTGACCCGCTGGTCAAGGTCAATATCAACACACTGACTCAAGCAGCGCTTTATTCATTTGCTTACAACGTGGGTGTGGGAAATTTTGCCAAATCGACATTACTCAAAAAGCTCAACGCTGATGACCGAAAAGGCGCTTGTGAAGAAATGAAACGCTGGGTTTATGTCGATGGCAGAAAGTGGAAAGGATTAATGACCCGTCGGGAAATAGAGAGCGTAATATGTTATGGAGACCTTACGCATTTGGCGTAG
- a CDS encoding lysis protein, which produces MLWRPYAFGVAIIGLVLSLIFTNSRYQTVKQNYHTLKQQYQAQIEALKLQQQKIDALHQLDIEHTEELNNAKAQITKLNDAVRAGTKRLRVNAVCHTSKTTTAKSRYDEATPQFGEAARQDYFRLRAMMIENEKQTEYLQQYINTQCQ; this is translated from the coding sequence ATGTTATGGAGACCTTACGCATTTGGCGTAGCGATTATTGGATTGGTTTTATCACTCATTTTCACCAACAGCCGTTATCAAACCGTCAAGCAAAACTACCACACGCTAAAACAGCAATATCAAGCGCAAATTGAAGCGTTGAAATTGCAGCAGCAGAAGATAGATGCCTTGCACCAACTCGATATTGAACACACCGAGGAACTCAATAATGCAAAAGCTCAAATTACCAAGCTCAATGATGCTGTTCGTGCTGGCACTAAGCGGTTGCGGGTCAACGCCGTGTGTCATACATCCAAAACCACTACCGCCAAGAGCCGATATGATGAAGCCACCCCACAATTTGGCGAAGCAGCTAGACAAGATTATTTCCGTCTCAGAGCGATGATGATTGAGAATGAGAAGCAGACGGAATATCTACAGCAGTACATCAATACACAATGTCAATGA